A part of Pirellulales bacterium genomic DNA contains:
- a CDS encoding Hsp70 family protein, whose amino-acid sequence MAQGEKIIGIDLGTTNSVVSVMEGKDAKVIPNAEGNRLTPSVVAFTDKGETLVGEPARRQAVTNPRRTVSSIKRFMGRRHAEVEAEEKIVPYTITGGPQEYVKVGIGDKQFTPPEVSAKVLQKLKESAESYLGHKVNKAVITVPAYFNDAQRQATKDAGQIAGLEVVRIINEPTAAALAYGLDKKEAEKIVVFDLGGGTFDVSVLEVAEGVFRVISTNGDTHLGGDDFDQALINYVADEFQREQGIDLRKDTMALQRLQEACEKAKKELSSSATTDINLPFITADAS is encoded by the coding sequence ATGGCTCAAGGCGAAAAGATCATCGGGATCGATCTCGGCACAACCAACTCGGTGGTGTCCGTGATGGAAGGAAAAGACGCCAAGGTGATCCCCAATGCCGAGGGCAATCGGTTGACCCCCAGCGTCGTGGCGTTCACCGACAAGGGCGAAACGCTCGTCGGTGAGCCTGCGCGTCGGCAGGCGGTGACCAACCCGCGGCGCACCGTTTCGTCGATCAAGCGCTTCATGGGCCGGCGGCACGCCGAGGTCGAAGCCGAAGAGAAGATCGTCCCCTACACGATCACCGGCGGGCCGCAGGAGTACGTGAAAGTCGGGATCGGCGACAAGCAATTCACGCCGCCTGAAGTCTCGGCCAAGGTGCTGCAGAAGCTCAAGGAATCGGCCGAGTCGTACCTGGGCCACAAGGTGAACAAGGCCGTGATCACGGTCCCGGCCTACTTCAACGATGCCCAGCGCCAGGCAACCAAAGACGCCGGGCAGATCGCCGGCCTCGAAGTGGTGCGGATCATCAACGAGCCCACCGCAGCGGCCCTGGCCTATGGCCTCGACAAGAAGGAAGCGGAAAAAATCGTGGTCTTCGACCTCGGCGGCGGGACGTTCGACGTCTCGGTGCTCGAGGTTGCCGAGGGTGTGTTCCGGGTGATCAGCACCAACGGCGACACGCACCTGGGCGGCGACGACTTCGACCAGGCCCTGATCAACTATGTGGCCGACGAGTTCCAGCGCGAGCAAGGTATCGACCTGCGCAAGGACACGATGGCCCTGCAACGCCTGCAGGAAGCCTGCGAAAAGGCCAAGAAAGAACTCAGTTCGTCGGCCACGACCGACATCAATCTGCCGTTCATCACGGCCGACGCGAGC
- the pheA gene encoding prephenate dehydratase, with amino-acid sequence MGKGKTSVKPARTVPRSPDLTRLRNEIDRIDCKLIELMNERAELALQVGKIKEQQGQPIYAPNREEEVLNRVVAMNQGPLTECCIRAVFRELISGARALESHLKVAFLGPNYSYSHLAALDRFGQSAELIPVASIAAVFEEVNRGHAHYGLVPLENSTDGRIADTLEMFSRAPVRICGEVQLRVHHHLLGRCARTEIQEVYSKPQALSQCRNWLARHLPQARTVEVTSTTTAAQLAQEKPYAAAIASRQAASHYGLEIISENIEDHATNMTRFAVIGDHPSERSGRDKVAVLFEIEHRPGALADAMSIFKRNRLNMTWIESFPIPDQRGAYMFFVEFDGFVRDAKVKRALASLQQRTRRFEFLGCFPAAEPVG; translated from the coding sequence ATGGGCAAGGGCAAAACGTCCGTCAAGCCGGCTCGCACGGTTCCACGTTCGCCCGACCTCACCCGGTTGCGCAACGAAATCGACCGGATTGATTGCAAGTTGATCGAGCTGATGAACGAGCGCGCCGAACTGGCGCTGCAGGTTGGCAAGATCAAGGAGCAACAGGGCCAGCCCATCTACGCACCCAACCGCGAGGAGGAAGTCCTCAATCGCGTCGTGGCGATGAACCAGGGCCCTTTGACCGAGTGTTGCATTCGCGCCGTGTTCCGCGAGCTGATCAGTGGAGCGCGGGCCCTGGAATCACATCTCAAGGTGGCGTTTCTCGGGCCGAACTACAGCTACAGCCACCTGGCCGCGCTCGATCGCTTCGGTCAGTCCGCCGAGCTGATTCCGGTGGCGAGCATTGCGGCGGTCTTCGAAGAGGTCAATCGCGGCCATGCCCATTACGGGCTCGTGCCGCTCGAAAACTCGACCGACGGCCGCATCGCCGACACGCTCGAAATGTTCTCGCGCGCCCCGGTGCGCATCTGCGGCGAGGTGCAGTTGCGCGTGCATCACCACCTGTTGGGCCGCTGCGCACGCACAGAGATTCAAGAGGTCTACAGCAAGCCACAGGCCTTGTCTCAGTGCCGCAACTGGCTCGCCCGCCATTTGCCACAAGCCCGGACCGTCGAGGTGACCAGCACGACAACCGCCGCGCAATTGGCCCAGGAGAAACCGTACGCGGCGGCCATCGCCAGCCGCCAGGCGGCCTCGCACTATGGGCTGGAGATCATCTCCGAGAACATCGAAGACCACGCGACGAACATGACCCGGTTCGCAGTCATCGGCGATCATCCGAGCGAGCGGTCGGGCCGCGACAAAGTGGCCGTACTGTTCGAAATCGAGCACCGGCCGGGGGCGCTGGCCGACGCAATGAGCATTTTCAAGCGCAACCGGCTGAACATGACGTGGATCGAGTCGTTCCCGATTCCCGATCAACGCGGGGCCTACATGTTCTTCGTCGAATTCGACGGTTTCGTGCGCGATGCGAAGGTGAAGCGGGCCCTGGCTTCGCTCCAGCAGCGCACCCGGCGATTCGAGTTTCTCGGATGTTTTCCTGCCGCCGAGCCGGTCGGCTGA
- a CDS encoding MmcQ/YjbR family DNA-binding protein, translated as MPPRPITRLRKICLALPEAHEVEAWGAPTFRLRNKMFAIFASRTKHAGRGRDGVWLKASPGEQGRMVAAAPNQFFVPPYMGPSGWVGIWLDGVVDWETVAELAREAYLLIAPKRLVESLPPRFHRD; from the coding sequence ATGCCTCCTCGCCCAATCACTCGCTTGCGCAAGATTTGCCTGGCCCTCCCCGAGGCCCACGAGGTCGAAGCTTGGGGCGCCCCGACGTTTCGCTTGCGCAACAAGATGTTCGCAATCTTCGCCAGCCGCACGAAGCATGCCGGCCGCGGGCGCGACGGCGTCTGGCTCAAGGCATCGCCGGGCGAACAGGGGCGGATGGTCGCGGCGGCGCCCAATCAGTTCTTTGTGCCGCCCTACATGGGGCCGAGCGGTTGGGTGGGGATCTGGCTCGACGGCGTGGTCGATTGGGAGACCGTCGCCGAGCTCGCGCGCGAGGCCTACCTGCTCATCGCCCCCAAGCGGCTGGTCGAGTCGTTGCCGCCGCGATTCCATCGCGACTGA
- the aroF gene encoding 3-deoxy-7-phosphoheptulonate synthase, which yields MIIVLQPGVSEQQIQHVIERIEALGLKAHLSRGTFRTIVGLIGDESLIQSGQLQSIAGVAEVIPILPPYKLASLEAHPQPSIVNVAGVKVGGGYLAMIAGPCAIESFERLDAIARSVREAGANILRGGAFKPRTSPYAFQGLAEDGLKILRDVGDKYGMPVVTEVMDPRRVELVDQYTDMIQIGARNMQNFTLLTEVGHTRKPVLLKRGMSATIEDLLMSAEYVLSQGNPGVVLCERGIKSFDNITRNLFDVAAVPACKQRSHLPIIVDPSHATGRPALIPPCALAGVAAGADGVHIEVHNCPEEAMSDGPQALLPEQYAEVARQIRAVAEVLGKRISPLAEEAACAARS from the coding sequence GTGATAATTGTTCTGCAGCCGGGCGTCAGCGAACAGCAAATTCAGCACGTCATCGAGCGGATCGAAGCGCTCGGCCTGAAGGCTCACCTGAGCCGGGGTACGTTTCGCACGATCGTAGGCTTGATCGGCGACGAGTCGCTGATTCAATCGGGCCAGTTGCAATCGATCGCGGGCGTGGCCGAAGTCATTCCCATCCTGCCGCCCTACAAGCTCGCGAGCCTGGAAGCTCATCCGCAGCCCAGCATTGTCAACGTGGCGGGCGTGAAAGTCGGCGGAGGCTATCTGGCCATGATCGCGGGTCCCTGCGCGATCGAAAGCTTTGAACGTCTCGACGCGATTGCCCGCTCGGTGCGCGAGGCCGGCGCGAACATTCTCCGCGGCGGGGCCTTCAAGCCGCGCACGAGCCCCTATGCGTTTCAGGGCCTGGCCGAAGATGGCTTGAAGATTCTCCGCGACGTCGGCGACAAGTACGGCATGCCCGTGGTCACCGAGGTGATGGACCCCCGTCGCGTGGAACTCGTCGACCAGTACACCGACATGATTCAGATCGGTGCGCGGAACATGCAGAATTTCACGCTGCTGACCGAAGTGGGCCACACGCGCAAGCCGGTGCTGCTGAAGCGCGGCATGAGCGCCACGATCGAAGACCTGTTGATGAGCGCCGAATATGTCCTCTCGCAGGGCAACCCGGGCGTGGTGTTGTGCGAGCGCGGCATCAAGAGCTTCGACAACATCACCCGGAACCTGTTCGACGTCGCCGCGGTACCGGCGTGCAAGCAGCGTTCGCACCTGCCGATCATCGTCGATCCGAGCCATGCCACGGGACGCCCGGCGTTGATTCCGCCTTGTGCTCTGGCCGGCGTGGCCGCTGGCGCCGACGGCGTGCACATCGAAGTCCACAACTGTCCGGAAGAAGCCATGAGCGACGGGCCGCAGGCCCTGTTGCCGGAACAATACGCGGAAGTTGCCCGGCAAATTCGCGCCGTCGCCGAAGTGCTGGGCAAACGGATCAGTCCCTTGGCAGAGGAGGCCGCATGCGCCGCCCGTTCGTAG
- the tpiA gene encoding triose-phosphate isomerase — protein sequence MRRPFVAGNWKMNLDRAKAVSLARAVATGAGRRADVELAVCPPHVYLCAVGEVVAGSPVALGAQNMYHEPSGAFTGETSAAMLLDVGCRYVILGHSERRHLMGETDAAINRKLQAALAAGLTPILCVGELLNEREAGRTADVIRTQCEGSLAGVDGEQMGKIVIAYEPVWAIGTGRNATPEQAQEVHADLRKLLAARYNAAVAGGVRILYGGSVKAANAAALLGQADVDGALVGGASLQAEEFLAIAAGAPQAV from the coding sequence ATGCGCCGCCCGTTCGTAGCCGGTAACTGGAAGATGAATCTCGATCGGGCCAAGGCCGTGAGCCTGGCCCGGGCAGTCGCGACGGGAGCCGGGCGCCGGGCCGACGTCGAATTGGCGGTCTGCCCACCGCACGTGTATTTATGCGCGGTCGGCGAGGTCGTGGCCGGTTCGCCGGTGGCGCTGGGTGCTCAGAACATGTACCACGAGCCCTCCGGCGCCTTCACAGGCGAGACGAGCGCCGCGATGCTGCTCGACGTCGGGTGTCGGTATGTGATCCTGGGCCACAGCGAGCGGCGGCACCTGATGGGGGAGACCGACGCCGCCATCAATCGCAAGCTGCAGGCGGCGCTCGCCGCGGGGCTGACGCCGATCTTGTGCGTCGGCGAGCTGCTCAACGAGCGCGAGGCCGGGCGGACGGCGGACGTGATCCGTACCCAGTGCGAGGGGTCGCTTGCCGGCGTCGATGGCGAGCAAATGGGCAAGATCGTGATCGCATACGAGCCCGTCTGGGCCATCGGCACGGGGCGCAACGCGACGCCCGAGCAGGCGCAGGAAGTTCATGCCGACCTTCGCAAGTTGTTGGCAGCCCGCTACAATGCGGCCGTCGCCGGGGGGGTTCGCATCCTCTACGGCGGCAGCGTGAAGGCCGCGAACGCGGCTGCCTTGCTGGGTCAGGCCGACGTCGACGGGGCCTTGGTCGGCGGGGCCAGTCTGCAAGCGGAAGAGTTCTTGGCCATCGCCGCTGGCGCGCCTCAGGCCGTATAG
- the secG gene encoding preprotein translocase subunit SecG: protein MLQALCMILLLLVSVFMILLVLVQRGRGGGLAGAFGGMGGQSAFGAKTGDRLMWITIIVVGVWIALCIASIKVLNQDDSPLKVDLGNAPVGAGAAGGPPAGGAPASGAPAAGGAPAAGGAAPTGEAPATPPVEPPVQTTPPGDAGPPGDAGAPDSSAPASTPPPTTP, encoded by the coding sequence ATGCTCCAAGCCCTGTGCATGATTCTGCTGCTGTTAGTCTCCGTATTCATGATCCTGCTGGTGCTGGTCCAGCGGGGTCGCGGCGGGGGGTTGGCCGGCGCCTTCGGCGGCATGGGGGGGCAAAGCGCCTTTGGCGCCAAGACGGGTGATCGCCTGATGTGGATTACCATCATTGTCGTAGGCGTGTGGATCGCGCTGTGCATCGCTTCGATCAAGGTGTTGAACCAGGACGACTCGCCGCTCAAGGTCGACTTGGGCAATGCGCCCGTCGGCGCGGGCGCCGCAGGAGGCCCCCCAGCAGGCGGCGCTCCGGCAAGCGGTGCTCCAGCAGCAGGTGGCGCCCCGGCCGCGGGCGGTGCCGCTCCAACAGGCGAGGCCCCGGCAACTCCGCCGGTGGAGCCTCCGGTGCAGACCACACCCCCGGGTGACGCCGGGCCCCCGGGCGACGCCGGCGCTCCGGACAGCTCGGCACCCGCATCGACGCCCCCGCCCACCACCCCGTAG
- a CDS encoding YicC family protein, which yields MTGFGEARRQENQVNVTCEVRAINSRYFKITVKSAEGYAVLEPEIESVIRQRVRRGTIQVSLWIEHQRSVEDYRINEAVLEGYRRQLESLGTRWHLPETIGLDRLLLLPGVIVDAPAGFKDATDDWPVIRAALEEAMDKLARMRREEGKAMAADLRANAAAVLRELQAIEGRAPQVVDQYRERMLDRVNKLLAEFNVTLNPSDLIKEVGIYSERSDVSEEIVRLKSHLDQFETTLELDEGSGRKLEFLVQEMMRETNTIGSKSNDVEIARGVIEIKAAIEKIREMVQNVE from the coding sequence ATGACCGGCTTCGGCGAGGCACGCCGGCAAGAGAATCAGGTGAACGTCACCTGCGAAGTCCGCGCCATCAACAGCCGGTACTTCAAGATCACGGTCAAGTCGGCCGAAGGCTACGCCGTGCTCGAGCCGGAGATCGAAAGCGTGATCCGGCAGCGCGTGCGGCGAGGAACGATCCAGGTCAGTCTCTGGATCGAACACCAGCGCTCGGTCGAAGACTACCGCATCAACGAAGCCGTGCTCGAGGGTTATCGCCGCCAACTCGAATCGCTGGGCACGCGGTGGCACTTGCCGGAAACGATCGGGCTCGATCGATTGCTCTTACTGCCGGGCGTGATCGTCGACGCGCCGGCCGGGTTCAAGGATGCGACCGACGATTGGCCTGTGATTCGCGCCGCGCTCGAAGAAGCGATGGACAAGCTGGCCCGGATGCGCCGCGAAGAAGGCAAGGCCATGGCCGCCGACCTGCGGGCCAACGCCGCGGCGGTCTTGCGCGAATTGCAAGCCATCGAGGGCCGAGCCCCGCAGGTGGTCGATCAGTATCGCGAGCGGATGCTCGATCGCGTCAACAAGCTGCTCGCCGAGTTCAACGTCACGCTCAATCCCAGCGATCTGATCAAGGAAGTCGGCATCTATTCCGAGCGCAGCGACGTCTCGGAGGAAATCGTCCGGCTGAAAAGCCACCTCGATCAGTTCGAAACGACGCTCGAACTGGACGAAGGCTCGGGCCGGAAGCTGGAATTCCTCGTGCAAGAGATGATGCGCGAGACAAACACGATCGGCTCGAAGAGCAACGATGTCGAGATCGCCCGTGGCGTGATCGAGATCAAGGCGGCGATCGAAAAGATCCGTGAGATGGTCCAGAACGTCGAGTGA
- the gmk gene encoding guanylate kinase: MANGAAGRLIVVSGPSGAGKSTLLKRVLASTTRPLVSSISATTRPPRPGEVDGRDYYFLTSEEFARRRDAGEFLECFEVYGRGHWYGTLRSEVTTGLAAGKWVVLEIDVQGTEAIRRQFPAAVTIFVRPKSFAELEKRLRDRATESEAALARRLEVGRRELAAADTYDYQVINEDLDRAVADLCQILNQLGAEST, from the coding sequence ATGGCGAACGGTGCAGCAGGTCGCTTGATCGTGGTTTCCGGTCCCTCGGGTGCCGGCAAGTCGACACTGCTGAAGCGTGTCCTGGCCTCGACCACGCGTCCGCTGGTCAGCTCGATTTCGGCCACGACGCGGCCCCCCCGACCCGGCGAGGTCGATGGACGCGATTACTACTTTCTCACGTCCGAGGAATTTGCCCGCCGCCGCGACGCGGGAGAATTCCTCGAATGTTTCGAGGTTTACGGCCGTGGGCATTGGTATGGCACGTTGCGCAGCGAGGTGACCACTGGTCTTGCAGCGGGGAAATGGGTAGTCTTAGAGATTGACGTCCAAGGGACCGAGGCGATCCGCCGTCAGTTTCCGGCCGCCGTAACGATCTTCGTGCGGCCGAAGTCGTTTGCCGAACTGGAGAAACGGCTGCGCGACCGGGCCACCGAAAGCGAAGCGGCCCTGGCTCGACGCCTGGAGGTCGGCCGCCGAGAGCTGGCTGCTGCCGACACCTACGACTATCAGGTGATCAACGAAGACTTGGATCGGGCCGTTGCCGATCTGTGTCAGATCTTGAACCAACTCGGAGCTGAGAGCACATGA
- a CDS encoding DNA-directed RNA polymerase subunit omega — MIPELLEEEIVNKVGGRFKLATLMQKRMVQLNAGARPLVNMDSPDKLQVVVREIMEDKIYLDESAEVRITGEATEQGGGPPELDLSAL, encoded by the coding sequence ATGATTCCCGAACTGCTCGAAGAGGAAATCGTCAACAAAGTGGGCGGCCGATTCAAGCTGGCCACGTTGATGCAAAAGCGGATGGTCCAGCTCAACGCCGGCGCCCGTCCGCTGGTCAACATGGACTCGCCGGACAAGCTGCAAGTGGTCGTCCGTGAGATCATGGAAGACAAGATCTATCTCGACGAGTCGGCCGAGGTGCGGATCACGGGCGAGGCGACCGAGCAAGGCGGCGGTCCGCCCGAGCTGGATCTCTCGGCCCTGTAG
- a CDS encoding phosphopantothenoylcysteine decarboxylase: MSATKSPAGRELIVGVTGGIAAYKAAALVSQLVQHGDQVTVVMTAAAERFVGAATFAALTGRPVAREDFDAVQFPLGTHIALAERGELLCVAPATADLLAKAATGRADDLLSTLVLAFGGPILLAPAMNSTMWDKPAVQRNVAQLREDGFQIIDPEEGWLSCRRKGVGRMAAPERIVAAIHAELGRKSN, encoded by the coding sequence ATGTCTGCTACGAAGTCTCCCGCCGGGCGCGAGCTGATCGTCGGGGTAACCGGGGGCATTGCCGCGTATAAGGCTGCGGCGCTGGTCAGTCAACTCGTTCAGCACGGCGACCAGGTGACGGTTGTCATGACGGCCGCCGCCGAGCGGTTTGTCGGCGCTGCCACCTTTGCCGCGCTGACCGGCCGGCCGGTGGCTCGCGAAGATTTCGACGCCGTTCAGTTCCCGCTCGGCACGCACATTGCGCTAGCCGAGCGTGGCGAGCTATTGTGCGTCGCTCCGGCGACGGCCGATCTTCTCGCCAAGGCTGCGACGGGCCGGGCCGACGATCTGCTTAGTACGCTCGTGCTGGCCTTTGGCGGTCCCATCCTGCTGGCCCCGGCGATGAATTCGACCATGTGGGACAAGCCGGCCGTCCAGAGGAACGTGGCCCAGTTGCGCGAGGACGGTTTCCAGATTATCGATCCCGAGGAGGGGTGGCTGAGCTGCCGGCGCAAGGGTGTCGGCCGGATGGCCGCGCCCGAGCGCATCGTCGCCGCGATTCATGCCGAGTTGGGCCGCAAGTCGAACTAG
- a CDS encoding phosphopantothenoylcysteine decarboxylase, whose amino-acid sequence MPSWAASRTSSTENRAVAHILITSGPTRQYIDPVRYLTNASSGRMGKALAEAALAQGHRVTIVSGPVEVHYPAEAQVVPVISTEDMLEACRPIFAECDGLIGVAAPCDYRPIRVSPGKIAKTGDPLVLNLIETSDVVATLGATKTRQWLVGFALETEDHRLRALAKLQKKSCDLVVLNGPDAMNSAENSVEIIDPAGAVLSAFSGPKEDVARQIFDVIQARLIAQPVRRSAP is encoded by the coding sequence ATGCCGAGTTGGGCCGCAAGTCGAACTAGCTCGACGGAGAACCGTGCCGTGGCGCACATCCTCATCACCTCCGGTCCGACGCGGCAGTACATCGACCCGGTTCGCTATCTGACGAACGCCTCGAGCGGGCGCATGGGCAAGGCGCTGGCCGAGGCCGCGCTGGCCCAAGGTCATCGCGTGACGATCGTCAGCGGTCCGGTCGAAGTGCACTACCCGGCCGAGGCCCAGGTGGTCCCCGTCATTTCGACCGAAGACATGCTCGAAGCGTGCCGGCCCATTTTTGCCGAATGCGACGGGCTGATCGGCGTCGCGGCTCCGTGCGACTACCGTCCAATCCGGGTGTCGCCCGGTAAGATTGCCAAGACAGGCGATCCGCTGGTCCTGAACTTGATCGAGACGTCCGACGTCGTGGCGACGCTGGGTGCCACAAAAACCCGCCAATGGCTCGTCGGCTTTGCCCTGGAGACCGAGGATCATCGATTGCGGGCGCTCGCCAAGCTGCAAAAGAAGAGCTGCGATCTGGTCGTGCTCAACGGACCCGACGCAATGAACTCGGCCGAGAACTCGGTCGAAATTATCGACCCGGCCGGTGCGGTGCTGTCGGCCTTCAGCGGCCCGAAAGAGGACGTCGCCCGGCAGATTTTCGACGTCATTCAAGCGCGGCTCATCGCTCAGCCCGTCCGTCGCTCAGCGCCCTGA
- a CDS encoding carbohydrate kinase family protein translates to MAHDCLSVGILVADHLCTPIPELPAPGQLVLADALPLDIGGCAANTAIDLARVGVEVGIVGCVGQDIMGTFMLDKLYACGVDIESVHRVAERHTSATLIINVAGEDRRFIHTLGANAVLRASDIPMHRVQRTKVLYVGGYLLMSALDPYELADVFRAARAAGVRTVLDVVLPDHHDAWPLLEPVLPQTDVFLPNEDEAVALTKLSDPLAQAERFVAAGARTAVITCGGRGTYLVNDQVRLRAGVYPTEFVGGTGAGDAFDAGYIVGLLRGGDPQLCLQWGSALGASCVRAVSATQSVFTRADAEAFVAAHKLVIDRL, encoded by the coding sequence GTGGCACATGACTGCCTGAGCGTCGGCATCCTCGTGGCCGATCATCTCTGCACGCCGATTCCGGAGCTGCCCGCGCCGGGGCAACTCGTGCTGGCCGACGCCTTGCCCCTGGATATCGGCGGCTGCGCGGCGAACACGGCCATCGACCTGGCCCGCGTAGGGGTCGAAGTCGGCATCGTCGGCTGCGTCGGCCAGGACATCATGGGCACCTTCATGCTCGACAAGCTCTACGCCTGCGGGGTCGACATCGAAAGCGTGCACCGCGTGGCCGAACGCCATACTTCGGCGACCTTGATCATCAACGTCGCCGGCGAGGATCGGCGGTTCATTCACACGTTGGGCGCCAATGCCGTCCTGCGCGCGTCCGACATTCCCATGCATCGCGTCCAGCGGACGAAGGTGCTCTACGTCGGCGGTTACCTGCTGATGTCGGCGCTCGACCCGTATGAATTGGCCGACGTGTTTCGCGCGGCCCGCGCCGCGGGAGTGCGAACTGTGCTCGACGTCGTACTCCCCGACCATCATGACGCCTGGCCGCTGCTGGAGCCGGTGCTGCCGCAGACCGACGTGTTTCTGCCGAACGAGGATGAGGCAGTGGCCCTGACCAAGCTGAGCGACCCGCTAGCACAGGCCGAACGGTTTGTGGCCGCCGGGGCGCGCACCGCGGTCATCACCTGTGGCGGTCGAGGCACCTATCTGGTCAACGACCAGGTGCGGTTGCGCGCGGGGGTGTATCCCACCGAATTTGTCGGTGGTACGGGCGCCGGCGACGCTTTCGATGCCGGCTATATCGTCGGTCTGCTCCGTGGCGGCGATCCGCAGCTTTGCCTGCAATGGGGTAGCGCCTTGGGGGCCAGCTGCGTGCGCGCCGTCAGTGCGACGCAAAGCGTCTTTACCCGGGCCGACGCCGAAGCGTTTGTCGCCGCGCACAAGCTGGTGATCGATCGCCTGTGA
- the argC gene encoding N-acetyl-gamma-glutamyl-phosphate reductase, whose amino-acid sequence MTRVAILGATGYTALELIKLLLRHPQARLTTVTSRQDGNPPLAMVHPSLTGRVDLNCEDLGPVAVAARADCVFACLPHGTTAEIVPHLLQAGARVIDLSADYRLDSPESYAQWYGEPHRDPQRLGQVVYGLPELFREAIREAPLVANPGCYPTSAILPLAPLLKHRLIDPRDIIVDSKSGVSGAGRTPKLTTHFPECNESVSAYNVGRHRHTPEIEQVLGRFTGTAPSVIFTPHLIPMDRGILTTTYSRPLKPLGENELLAVLGDFYANEPFVKVVNHLPGTKDTVGTNYVHITGRVVRDRIVTISCEDNMIKGASGAALQNFNLMYGYPETTALL is encoded by the coding sequence ATGACGCGGGTCGCAATCCTGGGAGCAACGGGCTACACCGCCCTCGAGCTGATCAAGCTCCTCCTGCGCCATCCCCAGGCCCGGCTCACCACGGTCACCAGCCGGCAAGATGGCAACCCGCCCCTGGCGATGGTGCATCCATCGCTCACGGGCCGCGTCGACCTGAATTGCGAGGACCTGGGGCCCGTGGCGGTGGCTGCCCGCGCCGATTGCGTGTTTGCCTGCCTGCCGCATGGCACCACGGCCGAGATCGTGCCGCATCTGCTTCAAGCCGGCGCGCGGGTGATTGATCTGAGTGCCGATTACCGGCTCGACAGTCCGGAAAGTTACGCGCAATGGTACGGCGAACCGCATCGCGACCCCCAGCGGCTGGGCCAGGTCGTCTACGGGCTGCCGGAGCTGTTTCGCGAAGCGATCCGCGAGGCGCCGCTCGTCGCCAACCCCGGCTGCTATCCGACCAGCGCGATTCTGCCGTTGGCGCCCTTGCTGAAGCATCGTTTGATCGATCCGCGCGACATCATAGTCGACTCGAAAAGTGGTGTCTCCGGTGCCGGGCGAACGCCGAAACTGACCACGCACTTTCCCGAATGCAACGAGAGCGTTTCGGCGTACAACGTTGGCCGGCATCGGCACACGCCCGAGATCGAGCAAGTGTTGGGACGGTTCACGGGGACGGCCCCCAGCGTGATTTTCACGCCGCATTTGATCCCCATGGATCGCGGCATTTTAACGACGACCTACAGTCGGCCGCTGAAACCCCTGGGCGAGAACGAGCTGCTGGCGGTCCTGGGCGATTTCTACGCCAATGAGCCGTTCGTCAAGGTCGTGAACCACCTGCCGGGCACGAAGGACACGGTGGGCACGAACTACGTGCACATCACCGGGCGCGTGGTGCGCGACCGCATCGTGACGATTAGTTGCGAGGACAACATGATCAAAGGGGCTTCCGGCGCGGCACTGCAGAATTTCAACTTGATGTACGGATATCCTGAAACCACGGCGCTGCTCTAA